A single window of Granulicella cerasi DNA harbors:
- a CDS encoding NAD-dependent epimerase/dehydratase family protein, which produces MRTFLITGVAGFVGSHLAEALLERGDRVLGFDNLSTGRRDNVPNGVDFIVGDLADADKIARVCENVDGILHQGALPSVPRSVKNPRPSHVSNVDGTFNLLEGARMAGVKRVLYAASSSAYGNQPGFPRVETMYPAPVAPYPAQKLAGEIYMQSYARVYGMETVCLRYFNIFGPRQTPDSPYSGVIAKFAMQMLRKDAEAPVIQGDGEQGRDFTYVANAVHANLLALHAPAENVAGRVFNVASGERHTVNELYASLAELTGYTGAAQHTESRLGDIRNSLADVSAARQAFGYAPIFSFREGLERTVAWYRHQFASSNLTA; this is translated from the coding sequence GTGCGAACGTTTCTCATCACAGGTGTCGCGGGCTTCGTCGGTTCGCATCTTGCCGAGGCATTGCTCGAGCGCGGCGATCGCGTACTCGGTTTCGATAACCTCTCCACCGGCCGCCGCGACAATGTTCCCAACGGCGTCGACTTCATCGTCGGCGATCTCGCCGATGCCGACAAGATCGCGCGCGTGTGCGAGAACGTTGACGGCATTCTGCACCAGGGCGCGTTGCCCAGCGTGCCACGCAGCGTGAAGAACCCACGCCCCTCGCATGTCTCCAACGTCGACGGCACCTTCAACCTGCTCGAAGGCGCACGCATGGCCGGTGTGAAGCGCGTACTCTACGCCGCATCGAGCTCCGCGTATGGCAATCAGCCCGGCTTCCCGCGCGTAGAGACGATGTACCCCGCGCCCGTCGCTCCCTATCCGGCGCAGAAGCTCGCCGGTGAGATCTACATGCAGAGCTATGCGCGCGTCTACGGCATGGAGACGGTCTGCCTACGCTACTTCAACATCTTTGGCCCACGCCAAACGCCCGACTCGCCGTACTCCGGCGTCATCGCCAAGTTCGCGATGCAAATGCTTCGCAAAGACGCTGAAGCACCCGTCATTCAAGGCGATGGCGAGCAAGGCCGCGACTTCACCTACGTGGCCAACGCTGTTCATGCGAACCTGCTCGCGCTCCATGCGCCTGCGGAGAACGTTGCGGGCCGCGTCTTCAACGTCGCCAGCGGCGAACGCCATACCGTCAATGAACTCTACGCGTCGCTCGCGGAGCTCACCGGCTACACCGGTGCGGCACAGCACACGGAAAGCCGCCTCGGCGACATTCGCAACTCGCTTGCTGATGTCAGCGCGGCGCGTCAGGCCTTCGGGTATGCACCCATCTTCAGCTTCCGCGAAGGTCTCGAGCGCACGGTGGCGTGGTACCGCCATCAGTTCGCCTCGTCTAACCTGACAGCATGA
- a CDS encoding nucleotide sugar dehydrogenase: MSLTASFREKIDQRTAVIGIIGLGYVGLPLALEFIESGLRVIGFDVDASKVTALNEGRSYIQRIEPATIAAAQGKGFRATADVGDMSACDAVLLCVPTPLRENHEPDMSFIEHTVEALAPHARAGQLIVLESTTWPGTTEELVVPMLERSVRVLRNGDASDNGVMVAFSPEREDPGNTSTPRREIPKVLGGFDTRASECAAALYSAVFQRVVPLSSPAAAEMTKLLENIYRGVNIALVNELKQLCLAMNLDVWEIIDAAATKPFGFQAFYPGPGIGGHCIPVDPFYLSWRAKQFKQPTRFIELAGEVNEAMPAFVVETTRRALERNGVELGAAKVLVLGVAYKRDLDDLRESPALTVIQLLEEAGAQVAYNDPYFAKVGTGRKYALERTSTPLDSVGEFDAVIVTTDHSAYDYAALVAASKLFIDTRNATRGIASNKIIRC, encoded by the coding sequence ATGAGCCTCACCGCAAGCTTCCGCGAGAAGATCGACCAGCGCACGGCCGTCATCGGCATCATCGGCCTCGGCTACGTCGGCCTTCCGCTGGCGCTGGAGTTCATCGAGAGTGGTCTCCGCGTCATCGGCTTCGATGTAGACGCGAGTAAAGTCACCGCACTCAACGAAGGCCGCTCGTACATCCAACGCATCGAGCCTGCGACGATCGCAGCCGCGCAGGGCAAAGGCTTTCGCGCCACGGCAGATGTCGGCGACATGAGCGCCTGCGACGCCGTGCTGCTCTGCGTCCCCACGCCGCTGCGCGAAAACCACGAGCCCGACATGAGCTTCATCGAGCACACCGTCGAAGCTCTCGCGCCACACGCGCGCGCCGGCCAACTCATCGTGCTCGAAAGCACCACCTGGCCCGGCACCACCGAAGAGCTCGTCGTTCCCATGCTCGAACGCAGCGTCCGAGTGCTTCGCAACGGAGACGCGAGCGACAACGGGGTGATGGTTGCGTTCTCCCCCGAACGCGAAGACCCCGGCAATACCTCCACGCCGCGCCGTGAGATTCCCAAGGTGCTCGGCGGCTTCGACACGCGAGCAAGCGAGTGCGCGGCGGCGCTGTACAGCGCGGTCTTTCAGCGCGTCGTGCCGCTGAGCTCTCCCGCTGCAGCCGAGATGACGAAGCTGCTCGAAAACATCTATCGCGGCGTGAATATTGCGCTCGTGAATGAGCTCAAGCAGCTCTGCCTCGCAATGAACCTCGACGTGTGGGAGATCATCGACGCTGCCGCCACCAAGCCCTTCGGCTTCCAGGCTTTCTACCCCGGCCCCGGCATCGGCGGCCACTGCATCCCCGTCGATCCGTTCTATCTTTCGTGGCGCGCCAAGCAGTTCAAACAGCCGACACGCTTCATCGAACTCGCCGGCGAAGTGAATGAAGCGATGCCCGCGTTCGTCGTCGAGACCACACGCCGCGCGCTCGAACGCAACGGCGTCGAACTCGGCGCGGCAAAGGTGCTCGTGCTCGGCGTCGCCTACAAGCGCGATCTGGATGACCTGCGCGAATCACCCGCGCTCACCGTGATTCAACTGCTCGAAGAAGCAGGCGCGCAGGTTGCGTACAACGATCCGTACTTCGCGAAGGTCGGCACCGGCCGCAAGTACGCGCTCGAACGCACCTCGACACCGCTCGACTCTGTCGGCGAATTCGACGCGGTGATTGTGACCACCGACCACTCCGCGTACGACTACGCCGCACTCGTCGCAGCGAGCAAGCTCTTCATCGACACCCGCAACGCCACACGCGGCATCGCAAGCAACAAGATCATCCGCTGCTAA
- a CDS encoding intradiol ring-cleavage dioxygenase yields MSFTRRRFIASAATLATTLQLQRAAHALGFSTAPDVCKLTPEQEVGPYYVADEMLRADIREGKPGIPLTLKLAVLDARSCKPLPHAAIDLWHCDALGIYSGYTANNPMGGGPGGPPPMDGNFHPPTDKDGNPLPPPDFDKDGEHHGPPPFGANGQPPAPNPTDKYTFLRGVQITDRAGAVSFQTIFPGFYMGRTNHIHFKVRLGGHDTKRENVGRTYAAGHTAHVGQVFFSEALNSELMEMEPYRSHKIHRTINAEDGVYRGQHGDLMLASIRWVDASHHAAGLYAEAIASVDPTATPAPVSMGFGPPPSRPASSSN; encoded by the coding sequence ATGAGCTTCACGCGTCGCCGCTTTATCGCCTCTGCTGCAACACTCGCCACCACACTGCAACTGCAACGCGCTGCCCATGCGCTCGGCTTCAGCACTGCCCCCGACGTCTGCAAGCTCACGCCCGAGCAAGAGGTCGGCCCCTACTACGTTGCTGACGAGATGCTGCGCGCAGACATTCGCGAAGGCAAGCCCGGCATCCCGCTCACGCTGAAGCTCGCCGTGCTCGATGCGCGCAGCTGCAAGCCGCTGCCACACGCCGCTATCGACCTCTGGCACTGCGACGCGCTCGGCATCTACAGCGGATACACCGCGAACAATCCAATGGGCGGCGGCCCCGGCGGTCCACCGCCGATGGACGGCAACTTCCATCCGCCGACGGACAAAGACGGCAACCCGCTGCCTCCGCCTGACTTCGACAAGGACGGCGAGCATCACGGACCGCCGCCCTTCGGCGCCAACGGCCAGCCGCCCGCGCCGAATCCCACCGACAAGTACACCTTCCTGCGCGGCGTGCAGATCACCGACAGAGCCGGCGCGGTCAGCTTTCAAACCATCTTCCCCGGCTTCTACATGGGTCGCACCAACCACATCCACTTCAAGGTGCGGCTCGGCGGCCACGACACCAAACGCGAGAATGTCGGACGCACCTATGCTGCGGGACACACCGCGCACGTTGGCCAGGTCTTCTTCAGCGAAGCGCTCAACAGCGAGCTGATGGAGATGGAACCCTACCGCTCGCACAAGATTCACCGCACCATCAACGCCGAAGACGGCGTCTATCGCGGCCAGCACGGCGACCTCATGCTTGCCTCCATTCGCTGGGTGGACGCTAGCCATCACGCCGCGGGACTTTACGCCGAGGCCATCGCCAGCGTGGATCCCACGGCCACGCCCGCGCCCGTCAGCATGGGCTTCGGGCCGCCGCCGTCGCGCCCGGCATCCTCGTCGAACTAG